In the genome of Pseudomonas sp. B33.4, the window GAAGGCGGCCATCTGGGCCATGAAGAAATCGACATCATTGAACCAACATTAGAGCGCCTGCGCGGCGAGGGCATGGACCTTCGTGGCCCGCTGCCTGCCGACACTCTGTTTACCCCCAAATATCTGGAGCACTGCGACGCAGTGCTGGCGATGTACCACGACCAGGGTTTGCCTGTGCTCAAGTACAAAGGCTTCGGCGCTGCCGTCAACGTGACCCTGGGCTTGCCGATCATCCGCACGTCGGTTGACCATGGCACAGCTCTGGATCTGGCCGGCAGCGGCAAGATCGATACCGGCAGCCTGCAAGTCGCCCTGGAAACCGCCTACCAGATGGCCGAGACCCGTTTATGACCGAGCAATACCAACACAAGGCGCGCAAACGCTTTGGCCAGAACTTCCTGCACGATGCCGGCGTCATCGACCGCATCCTGCGCTCCATCAGCGCCAAGTCTGAAGACCGCCTGCTGGAAATCGGCCCGGGCCAGGGCGCATTGACCGCCGGCCTGCTCAACTCCGGCGCGCAACTCGATGTCGTGGAACTGGACAAGGATCTGATCCCGATCCTCAACCAGCAGTTTGCCGGCAAGAACAACTTCAACCTGCATCAGGGCGATGCACTGAAGTTCGACTTCAACACGCTCAACGCCGCACCGAACAGCCTGCGTGTGGTCGGCAACCTGCCGTACAACATCTCGACACCGCTGATTTTTCACCTGCTGAACAACGCCGGCATCATTCGCGACATGCACTTCATGCTGCAGAAAGAAGTGGTCGAGCGTCTGGCTGCAGGCCCTGGCGGCGGTGACTGGGGTCGCCTGTCGATCATGGTTCAGTACCACTGCCGCGTGGAACATCTGTTCAACGTCGGCCCGGGCGCGTTCAATCCGCCGCCGAAAGTCGACTCGGCCATCGTTCGCCTGGTACCTCACGCCGTGCTGCCGCACCCGGCCAAGGATCACAAGTTGCTCGAGCGCGTCGTCCGCGAAGCCTTCAACCAACGCCGCAAGACCCTGCGCAACACTCTCAAGCAATTGCTCAGCAATGCCGAGATCGAAGCCGCCGGCGTCGATGGCAGCCTGCGTCCGGAGCAACTGGATCTGGCCGCGTTCGTACGCCTCGCCGACCAGCTCGCCATCCAGGTCCCGGCCTCCCCCGCCGCCGACTGACAAACGATGAACGCTATCGGGCAGGACGCCACTCTGGTTTACTGCCCGATACTTGCCTAGACTGATTCCCCATCAGCTACGCCCCGCGTTCCGCTTCGTTTAAGGCCCCTTGCATGTCCGATTCCCGTTACCAGGTCGATGTCAGCGTCGTTACCCGCTATCTGGCAGACCAATCGCAACCCGAGCACGACCGCTTCGCCTTCGCCTACACCATCACCGTGCAGAACAATGGCGCCATCCCGGCCAAGCTCCTTTCGCGGCACTGGGTGATCACCGACGGTGATGGCCATGTCGAGGAAGTACGCGGCGCCGGCGTCGTGGGTCAGCAACCGTTGATCGATGCCGGGCAAAGCCACACCTACAGTAGCGGCACGGTGATGACCACCAAGGTCGGCACCATGCAGGGCACTTATGAAATGGTCGCCGACGACGGCAAACATTTCGATGCGATTATCAAACCTTTCCGTCTGGCGGTGCCCGGAGCCTTGCACTGATGGCGACGTATGCCGTCGGCGACCTGCAAGGCTGCCTCGAGCCGCTCAAATGCCTGCTCAGGCAAGTCGCGTTCGATCCGAAACTCGACCGGCTATGGCTGGTCGGTGATCTGGTCAACCGTGGCCCGCAGTCGCTGGAAACCCTGCGCTTTCTATATGGCATGCGTGAATCGCTGGTCTGCGTGCTCGGTAACCACGACCTGCATCTGCTGGCTGCGGCTAAAAATATCGAGCGTTTGAAGAAGTCCGACACGCTGCGCGAGATTCTCGAAGCGCCGGACTGCGCCGAATTGCTTGAATGGGTGCGCCAGCAAAAGCTCATGCACTACGACGAGCAGCGTGACGTCGCCATGGTCCATGCCGGCATTCCACCGCAATGGTCACTGCGTCGCGCCTTGAAATGCGCTGACGAAGTCGAAACCGCCCTGCGTGACGACAACCTTTTTCCGGCCTACCTCGACGGCATGTACGGTAACGAGCCGGCGAAATGGGACAACGACCTCAAGGGCGTGGCCCGTCTGCGTGTCATCACCAACTATTTCACCCGTATGCGTTTCTGCACCGCCGACGGCAAGCTCGACCTCAAGAGCAAGGAAGGCCTCGACACCGCGCCACCGGGTTACAAACCGTGGTTCCAGCATAAGGATCGCAAGACCAAAGGCCTGCGCATCATCTTCGGCCATTGGGCGGCACTCGAAGGCAATATCCATGAGCCAGGTATCTCGGCGCTGGACACCGGTTGTGTCTGGGGCGGCAGCCTGACCCTGATGAACGTCGACAGCGGCGAACGCCTGTCGTGCAAATGCGATGAGCATGGCGGCCTTGCCCCGACCGTCGCACCACTTATCCCCGAAACTTCGCCAGTCAGCGCACCGCGTTAGACTGCGCTTTCAGCCGAGCAACAGGAACCCGCCATGAGCGAATTCAAACGAATCCCCCCGGAACAGGCCCAGGCCCTGCGTGAGCAAGGTGCCGTTGTCGTCGACGTCCGTGATCCTGCGACTTTTGCCGCCCTGCATATCAGCGGCTCGAAGCATCTGGACAACCATTCCCTGCACGCCTTCATTCAAGGCGCTGACCTTGATGCGCCGACCGTGGTCGTCTGCTACCACGGTAATTCCAGCCAGGGTGCTGCGGCCTATCTGATCAGCCAAGGCTTCTCCGACGTCTACAGCATGGACGGCGGCTTTGAGTTATGGCGTACGACTTATCCTGCAGAAACCGCGCAAGGCACCGCCGAATAATTTTTTTGTCACGCGCAGGCCCCGGCTGCCGTGGGCCTGCGCGGGCAGACGAACGGTCTTGCCACAACTAATTACGTATCTCGCCTTTACCTCCCGAATTCCCAACTATCCTTAAGCCCAGGCCATCCAAAACAGGGGAGAGCCGGTACACCGGCGCACGGGTCATCGGGAGTGACTTTCACGATTGTCGATCGTGGAAGTGTTCTGGGGGGTAAACAATCGGCTGCTACTGCGGCTGCTTGCCAGCATCGACTGAGTGATCCGGCGTCGGCTCCACGTATCGAGCGAGGTGACGTCATGAGTATCTTTAGCCACTTCCAACAACGCTTCGAGTCCACACGCCAGGAAGAACTCTCGCTGCAAGAGTACCTGGAGCTGTGCAAGAAAGACCGTAGCGCCTACGTTTCCGCCGCCGAGCGTCTATTGCTGGCCATCGGTGAGCCGGAACTGCTCGACACCTCGACCAACTCGAGGCTGTCACGCATCTTCTCCAACAAGGTGATCCGTCGCTATCCGGCCTTTGAAGACTTCCACGGGATGGAAGAATGCATCGACCAGATCGTCTCGTATTTCCGCCACGCCGCCCAAGGCCTGGAGGAGAAGAAGCAAATCCTTTATCTGCTCGGCCCCGTCGGCGGCGGTAAATCGTCCCTGGCCGAGAAGCTGAAACAGCTGATCGAGAAAGTGCCCTTCTACGCGATCAAGGGTTCGCCGGTATTCGAATCGCCGCTGGGTCTGTTCAACGCCACCGAAGATGGCGCGATCCTCGAAGAAGACTTCGGTATCCCACGGCGATATCTGAACACCATCATGTCGCCATGGGCGACCAAGCGCCTGGCCGAATTTGGCGGCGACATCAGCCAGTTCCGCGTGGTCAAACTGTATCCGTCGATCCTCAATCAGATCGCCGTGGCCAAGACCGAACCGGGTGACGAGAACAACCAGGACATTTCCGCACTGGTCGGTAAGGTCGACATCCGCAAACTCGAGGAATACCCACAGAACGACGCCGACGCCTACAGCTACTCCGGTGCGCTGTGCCGGGCCAACCAGGGCCTGATGGAATTCGTCGAAATGTTCAAGGCACCGATCAAGGTGCTGCACCCGTTGCTGACCGCCACACAGGAAGGCAACTACAACAGTACCGAAGGTCTTGGCGCGATTCCGTTTACCGGTATCCTGCTCGCCCACTCCAACGAATCAGAATGGCACACCTTCCGCAACAACAAGAACAACGAAGCGTTCATCGACCGGATCTACATCGTCAAAGTGCCGTACTGCCTGCGCGTCAGCGACGAAGTGAAGATCTACGACAAGTTGCTGTTCAACAGTTCTCTGGCCAAAGCCCATTGCGCGCCTGACACCCTGAAGATGCTCGCGCAGTTCACCGTGCTGTCGCGCCTCAAGGAGCCGGAAAACTCCAACATTTATTCGAAGATGCGCGTCTACGACGGCGAAAACCTCAAGGACACCGATCCGAAAGCCAAGTCGATTCAGGAATATCGCGACTCGGCAGGCGTCGACGAGGGCATGAACGGTCTGTCGACCCGCTTCGCGTTCAAGATCCTGTCCAAGGTCTTCAACTTCGATCCGCACGAAATCGCCGCCAACCCGGTACACCTGCTCTATGTGCTGGAACAGCAGATCGAACAGGAACAGTTCCAGGCTGAAACCCGCGAACGCTACCTGCGCTACCTCAAGGAATACCTGGCACCACGTTATATCGAATTCATCGGCAAGGAGATCCAGACCGCTTACCTCGAGTCTTACAGCGAGTACGGCCAGAACATCTTCGACCGCTACGTGCTGTACGCGGATTTCTGGATTCAGGACCAGGAGTACCGCGATCCGGAAACTGGCGAGATTCTCAACCGCGTCGCACTGAACGAAGAACTGGAGAAAATCGAGAAGCCAGCCGGCATCAGTAATCCGAAGGATTTCCGCAACGAGATCGTCAACTTCGTGTTGCGCGCCCGCGCCAACAACAACGGCAAGAACCCGACCTGGCTCAGCTACGAAAAACTGCGGGTGGTCATCGAGAAGAAAATGTTCTCCAACACCGAAGATCTGCTGCCAGTCATCAGCTTCAACGCCAAGGCCAGCAAGGAGGATCAGCAAAAGCACAACGACTTCGTCACTCGAATGGTCGAACGCGGCTACACCGACAAACAGGTACGGCTTCTTTCCGAATGGTACCTGCGGGTACGGAAGTCGCAGTGAAGCAGCTGCAAGCTTCTAGCTACGAGCTGCAAGAACAAAGCGCGTAACCCACTGATGCCCGGGAACCTGCTTTTACTTGCAGCTTGAGGCTCACAACTTGAAGCTGCCCGGAGGGCTTCCTATGAGTTATGTGATCGACCGACGTCTGAATGGCAAGAACAAGAGCACGGTGAACCGCCAGCGTTTTCTGCGGCGTTACCGTGACCACATCAAAAAGGCCGTCGAAGAGGCGGTCAGCCGCCGTTCCATTACCGATATGGAACACGGCGAACAGATCAGCATTCCCGGTCGCGACATCGACGAACCGGTGCTTCACCACGGCCGCGGCGGCAAGCAGACCGTGGTACATCCCGGCAACAAGGAATTTACCGCTGGCGAACATATCGCACGGCCACCTGGAGGTGGCGGCGGACGCGGTCCGGGCAAGGCCGGAAACTCCGGCGAGGGCATGGACGAATTCGTCTTCCAGATCACTCAGGAAGAATTCCTCGAATTCATGTTCGAAGATCTCGAACTGCCGAACCTGGTCAAACGCAACCTGAGCGGCACCGACACCTTCAAAACCGTACGCGCCGGGATCAGCAACGAGGGCAATCCGTCACGGATCAACATCATCCGCACCCTGCGCTCGGCCCACGCACGGCGCATCGCGCTGTCCGGCAGCAGTCGCGCGAAACTGCGTGAAGTCAAAGAAGAACTTGAGCGACTGAGGCGCGAAGAGCCGGACAACTTCGGCGATATTCAGGAACTCGAGGCCGAAATCGAAAAACTCAGCGCGCGCATTCATCGCGTGCCGTTCCTCGATACATTCGACTTGAAGTACAACCTGCTGATCAAGCAGCCCAATCCCAGTTCAAAAGCGGTGATGTTCTGCCTGATGGACGTCTCCGGCTCCATGACCCAGGCGACCAAGGACATCGCCAAACGCTTTTTCATCCTCTTGTACCTGTTCCTGAAACGGAACTACGACAAGATCGACGTGGTGTTCATCCGCCACCACACCAGTGCCCGGGAAGTCGACGAAGAAGAGTTTTTCTATTCACGGGAAACCGGCGGCACCATCGTATCCAGCGCATTGAAGCTGATGCAGGAAATCATGGCCGAGCGTTACCCGAGCAACGAGTGGAACATCTACGCGGCGCAGGCTTCCGACGGTGATAACTGGAACGACGACTCGCCGATCTGCCGCGACATCCTGATCAACCAGATCATGCCGTTTGTGCAGTACTACACTTACGTGGAGATCACCCCGCGCGAACATCAAGCCCTGTGGTACGAGTACGAACGCATCGCCGAAGCCTTCTCTGACACTTTTGCCCAGCAGCAACTGGTCTCGGCCGGGGATATCTATCCGGTCTTCCGTGAACTCTTCCAGCGCAGGTTAGTGACATGACCGCCAAAGAGCAGAAGCGCCAACCCATTTCCACCGGCTCCGAATGGACGTTCGAGCTGATCCAGACCTACGACCGCGAAATCGCCCGGATCGCGGCCCGCTATGCCCTGGATACCTATCCCAACCAGATCGAAGTGATCACCGCCGAGCAGATGATGGACGCGTACGCGTCGGTGGGCATGCCACTGGGTTATCACCACTGGTCTTACGGCAAACACTTCCTCAGCACCGAAAAATCCTACAGCCGTGGGCAGATGGGCCTGGCCTACGAAATTGTGATCAACTCCGATCCTTGCATTGCCTATCTGATGGAAGAAAACACCATCTGCATGCAGGCGCTGGTGGTGGCGCACGCGTGCTACGGCCACAACAGTTTCTTCAAGGGCAATTACCTGTTTCGTACCTGGACTGATGCCAGCTCAATCATCGATTATCTGGTGTTCGCCAAGCAGTACATCATGCAGTGCGAAGAACGCCACGGCATCGATGCGGTGGAAGACTTGCTCGACTCCTGCCATGCCCTGATGAACTACGGCGTCGATCGCTACAAACGGCCGTATCCGATTTCCGCCGAAGAGGAACGCCGGCGGCAGAAAGATCGCGAAGAGCACATGCAAAAACAGATCAATGATCTGTGGCGCACCATCCCCAAAGGCGCGGACAAGTACAGCGACAGGGACAACGCACGCTTCCCCGCCGAGCCGCAGGAAAACATCCTGTACTTCATCGAGAAACACGCGCCGTTGCTGGAGCCGTGGCAACGCGAGATCGTGCGTATTGTGCGCAAGATCGCCCAGTACTTTTATCCACAGCGCCAGACCCAAGTGATGAATGAAGGCTGGGCAACGTTCTGGCATTACACGCTGATGAACGACCTGTATGACGAAGGCCTGGTGACCGACGGCTTCATGATGGAGTTTCTGACGTCACACACCAGCGTGGTGTTTCAGCCTGGCTTCGACAGTCCGTACTACAGCGGCATCAACCCGTATGCGTTGGGTTTTGCCATGTACCGCGACATTCGGCGCATGTGCGAAGAACCGACCGAGGAAGATCGTCACTGGTTCCCGGAAATCGCCGGTACCGACTGGCTATCGACCATCAAGTTCGCCATGAGCAGTTTCAAGGATGAGAGCTTCATCCTGCAGTACCTGTCACCCAAGGTCATCCGTGATCTGAAGCTGTTCAGCATTATGGATGACGATCAGAAGGACGACTTGCTGGTGCCGGCCATCCACGATGAACCCGGTTACCGGATCATCCGCGAAACCCTGGCCGCGCAGTACAACCTCGGTAACCGCGAACCGAACGTGCAGATCTACAGCATCGATCGGCGCGGCGATCGCTCGCTGACCTTGCGTCACCAGCAACACGATCGCAAACCGCTGGGCGACTCCACTGACGAGGTGCTTAAACATCTGCATCGCTTGTGGGGCTTCGATATCCACCTGGAAACCCTGCAAGGCGACCAGATCATGAAAACCCATCACGTTCCGCCACGCAGTGAACACAGCGAAGGGGATTACGGCCGGCTCGACCTCGCCGTCATTCATCTTTGAAACGGTTCCGGCCTCCGAAAGTCCGACGCAAGAGTTATCCTGTCGGGCTAACGGAGGTTTTTTATGCAGATTTTCAAGGTTGGCGGTGCCGTACGTGATCGCTTGCTGGGCAAACCGGTTACTGACATCGATTGGGTAGTGGTCGGCGCTACCACGGAAGAAATGCTCGCCAAGGGTTATCGCCCGGTCGGCGCGGACTTCCCGGTATTTCTTCATCCGAAAAGCGGCGAGGAATATGCCCTCGCCCGCACCGAGCGCAAAAGCGGTCGCGGTTATGGTGGCTTCACGTTTCACGCCAGCCCCGAAGTGACGCTTGAGGAAGATCTGATTCGTCGCGACCTGACCATCAATGCCATGGCCGAAGACGATCAGCAAAATCTGACTGATCCATATCATGGCCAGCGCGATCTTGAAGATCGAATCCTGCGCCACGTTTCTCCGGCGTTCGCCGAAGATCCCCTCCGCGTTCTGCGTGTTGCCCGCTTCGCCGCGCGTTATGCCGGGCTCGGTTTCACGGTCGCGCCAGAAACCCTGGAACTGATGCGTCAGCTCAGCGAGTCCGGTGAACTGGAAGCGCTGACCGCCGAACGCAGCTGGAAAGAAATCTCCCGCGCGCTGATGGAAGATCAGCCACAGGTATTCATTCAGGTACTTCGCGATTGCGGCGCGCTGAAGGTGCTGATGCCGGAAGTCGATGCGCTTTTTGGCGTGCCGCAACCGGAAGCGCATCACCCGGAAATCGATACCGGCCTGCACACACTCAGCGTGCTGGAGCAGTCAGCGCTGCACAAACAACCGCTGACCGTGCGCTGGGCTTGTCTGCTGCATGACCTCGGCAAAGGCCTGACACCGGAAGAAGAATGGCCACGGCATATCGCCCACGAGCACACCGGGCTGAAGCTGATCAAAGCGGTCAATGAACGCTTCAAGGCGCCGAAGGACTGCCAGGAGTTGGCGCTGCTGGTTGGCAAGTACCACACCCATGGACACCGGGCGCTGGAGTTAAAGGCTTCGACATTGCTGGAACTGCTGCAGAGTTTTGACGTGTATCGCCGACCGCAGCGCTTCGAAGAATTTATTGCTGCGTGCGAGATGGATGCGCGGGGACGCAAAGGGCTGGAACAGAGAAGTTATCCACAGGCGGATTACTTGCGAGGCGCCGCCAGGGTTGCGCGGGAAGTCGCGGTACAGCCGTTGCTGGAGAAGGGATTCAAAGGGCCGGAGCTGGGCGAAGCGCTGAAGCGTGAGCGACTGAAGGCGTTGAAGATCTACAAAGACGCTGCGTCCGCTTGAAGAGCTTCGTCGGATCGCCGCCCGGAGCCGGCTCGCTCTCACAGGGAAATGCATTCCAAAATAGGGGAGCGAGCCTGCTCGCGAAGACGTCAGTCGATTCAACACAAATCTGAGGACGTAAGCTGCTGCCCGCGCCACTCAAACCCAACCGGCGCCAGCACCTGATCAATCTGCGCCTCGGCCCACAACGTCGCGAAGCTTTTCCCCACACCCGGATGCATGCGATCCGGCGC includes:
- a CDS encoding symmetrical bis(5'-nucleosyl)-tetraphosphatase, with protein sequence MATYAVGDLQGCLEPLKCLLRQVAFDPKLDRLWLVGDLVNRGPQSLETLRFLYGMRESLVCVLGNHDLHLLAAAKNIERLKKSDTLREILEAPDCAELLEWVRQQKLMHYDEQRDVAMVHAGIPPQWSLRRALKCADEVETALRDDNLFPAYLDGMYGNEPAKWDNDLKGVARLRVITNYFTRMRFCTADGKLDLKSKEGLDTAPPGYKPWFQHKDRKTKGLRIIFGHWAALEGNIHEPGISALDTGCVWGGSLTLMNVDSGERLSCKCDEHGGLAPTVAPLIPETSPVSAPR
- the glpE gene encoding thiosulfate sulfurtransferase GlpE, which encodes MSEFKRIPPEQAQALREQGAVVVDVRDPATFAALHISGSKHLDNHSLHAFIQGADLDAPTVVVCYHGNSSQGAAAYLISQGFSDVYSMDGGFELWRTTYPAETAQGTAE
- the apaG gene encoding Co2+/Mg2+ efflux protein ApaG; its protein translation is MSDSRYQVDVSVVTRYLADQSQPEHDRFAFAYTITVQNNGAIPAKLLSRHWVITDGDGHVEEVRGAGVVGQQPLIDAGQSHTYSSGTVMTTKVGTMQGTYEMVADDGKHFDAIIKPFRLAVPGALH
- a CDS encoding YeaH/YhbH family protein — its product is MSYVIDRRLNGKNKSTVNRQRFLRRYRDHIKKAVEEAVSRRSITDMEHGEQISIPGRDIDEPVLHHGRGGKQTVVHPGNKEFTAGEHIARPPGGGGGRGPGKAGNSGEGMDEFVFQITQEEFLEFMFEDLELPNLVKRNLSGTDTFKTVRAGISNEGNPSRINIIRTLRSAHARRIALSGSSRAKLREVKEELERLRREEPDNFGDIQELEAEIEKLSARIHRVPFLDTFDLKYNLLIKQPNPSSKAVMFCLMDVSGSMTQATKDIAKRFFILLYLFLKRNYDKIDVVFIRHHTSAREVDEEEFFYSRETGGTIVSSALKLMQEIMAERYPSNEWNIYAAQASDGDNWNDDSPICRDILINQIMPFVQYYTYVEITPREHQALWYEYERIAEAFSDTFAQQQLVSAGDIYPVFRELFQRRLVT
- a CDS encoding SpoVR family protein yields the protein MTAKEQKRQPISTGSEWTFELIQTYDREIARIAARYALDTYPNQIEVITAEQMMDAYASVGMPLGYHHWSYGKHFLSTEKSYSRGQMGLAYEIVINSDPCIAYLMEENTICMQALVVAHACYGHNSFFKGNYLFRTWTDASSIIDYLVFAKQYIMQCEERHGIDAVEDLLDSCHALMNYGVDRYKRPYPISAEEERRRQKDREEHMQKQINDLWRTIPKGADKYSDRDNARFPAEPQENILYFIEKHAPLLEPWQREIVRIVRKIAQYFYPQRQTQVMNEGWATFWHYTLMNDLYDEGLVTDGFMMEFLTSHTSVVFQPGFDSPYYSGINPYALGFAMYRDIRRMCEEPTEEDRHWFPEIAGTDWLSTIKFAMSSFKDESFILQYLSPKVIRDLKLFSIMDDDQKDDLLVPAIHDEPGYRIIRETLAAQYNLGNREPNVQIYSIDRRGDRSLTLRHQQHDRKPLGDSTDEVLKHLHRLWGFDIHLETLQGDQIMKTHHVPPRSEHSEGDYGRLDLAVIHL
- a CDS encoding multifunctional CCA addition/repair protein is translated as MQIFKVGGAVRDRLLGKPVTDIDWVVVGATTEEMLAKGYRPVGADFPVFLHPKSGEEYALARTERKSGRGYGGFTFHASPEVTLEEDLIRRDLTINAMAEDDQQNLTDPYHGQRDLEDRILRHVSPAFAEDPLRVLRVARFAARYAGLGFTVAPETLELMRQLSESGELEALTAERSWKEISRALMEDQPQVFIQVLRDCGALKVLMPEVDALFGVPQPEAHHPEIDTGLHTLSVLEQSALHKQPLTVRWACLLHDLGKGLTPEEEWPRHIAHEHTGLKLIKAVNERFKAPKDCQELALLVGKYHTHGHRALELKASTLLELLQSFDVYRRPQRFEEFIAACEMDARGRKGLEQRSYPQADYLRGAARVAREVAVQPLLEKGFKGPELGEALKRERLKALKIYKDAASA
- the rsmA gene encoding 16S rRNA (adenine(1518)-N(6)/adenine(1519)-N(6))-dimethyltransferase RsmA; translation: MTEQYQHKARKRFGQNFLHDAGVIDRILRSISAKSEDRLLEIGPGQGALTAGLLNSGAQLDVVELDKDLIPILNQQFAGKNNFNLHQGDALKFDFNTLNAAPNSLRVVGNLPYNISTPLIFHLLNNAGIIRDMHFMLQKEVVERLAAGPGGGDWGRLSIMVQYHCRVEHLFNVGPGAFNPPPKVDSAIVRLVPHAVLPHPAKDHKLLERVVREAFNQRRKTLRNTLKQLLSNAEIEAAGVDGSLRPEQLDLAAFVRLADQLAIQVPASPAAD
- a CDS encoding PrkA family serine protein kinase gives rise to the protein MSIFSHFQQRFESTRQEELSLQEYLELCKKDRSAYVSAAERLLLAIGEPELLDTSTNSRLSRIFSNKVIRRYPAFEDFHGMEECIDQIVSYFRHAAQGLEEKKQILYLLGPVGGGKSSLAEKLKQLIEKVPFYAIKGSPVFESPLGLFNATEDGAILEEDFGIPRRYLNTIMSPWATKRLAEFGGDISQFRVVKLYPSILNQIAVAKTEPGDENNQDISALVGKVDIRKLEEYPQNDADAYSYSGALCRANQGLMEFVEMFKAPIKVLHPLLTATQEGNYNSTEGLGAIPFTGILLAHSNESEWHTFRNNKNNEAFIDRIYIVKVPYCLRVSDEVKIYDKLLFNSSLAKAHCAPDTLKMLAQFTVLSRLKEPENSNIYSKMRVYDGENLKDTDPKAKSIQEYRDSAGVDEGMNGLSTRFAFKILSKVFNFDPHEIAANPVHLLYVLEQQIEQEQFQAETRERYLRYLKEYLAPRYIEFIGKEIQTAYLESYSEYGQNIFDRYVLYADFWIQDQEYRDPETGEILNRVALNEELEKIEKPAGISNPKDFRNEIVNFVLRARANNNGKNPTWLSYEKLRVVIEKKMFSNTEDLLPVISFNAKASKEDQQKHNDFVTRMVERGYTDKQVRLLSEWYLRVRKSQ